The proteins below come from a single Haemorhous mexicanus isolate bHaeMex1 chromosome 18, bHaeMex1.pri, whole genome shotgun sequence genomic window:
- the LOC132335892 gene encoding 1,25-dihydroxyvitamin D(3) 24-hydroxylase, mitochondrial: MKLGAFDSVHIAAPCLLEALYRRESACPQRLEIKPWKAYRDYRDEAYGLLILEGKDWQRVRSAFQKKLMKPQEVVKLDTTINEVLEDFMYRIDEICDHNGRMEDVYSEFNKWSFESICLVLYGKRFGLLQQDVEEESLNFIKAVKTMMATFGVMMVTPVELHKGLNTKVWQAHTKAWDDIFKTAKHSIDSRLQKHSADPQGDFLCDIYSGGQLSRKELYAAIAELQIAGVETTANSLLWALYNLSRNPHAQQKLFQEIQRVLAAQKSPSAESLRNMPYLKACLKESMRLTPSVPFTTRTIDTEMVLGNYMLPKGTVLMINSHALGCSEDYFRGWAEFRPERWLRRGSIHPFSHVPFGVGRRMCVGRRLAELQLHLALCWLIRRYRVLATDRAPLETLHSGILVPGRALPIALQPRAGCKK, encoded by the exons ATGAAGCTGGGCGCCTTCGACTCCGTGCACATCGCGGCGCCCTGCCTGCTGGAGGCTCTGTACCGCCGCGAGAGCGCCTGCCCCCAGCGCCTCGAGATCAAGCCCTGGAAAGCATATCGCGACTATCGCGACGAGGCCTACGGGCTGCTCATCCT ggagggaaaggacTGGCAGAGGGTAAGAAGTGCCTTTCAGAAGAAATTGATGAAGCCCCAGGAAGTTGTGAAACTGGACACGACGATCAATGAG GTCCTGGAGGACTTTATGTACAGAATAGATGAAATCTGTGACCACAATGGCCGGATGGAAGATGTCTATTCAGAATTCAACAAATGGTCTTTTGAAA GTATCTGCCTGGTGCTCTATGGGAAGAGGTTtggcctcctgcagcaggatgtAGAAGAAGAAAGTCTGAACTTCATCAAGGCTGTAAAAACG ATGATGGCCACCTTCGGGGTGATGATGGTGACCCCTGTGGAGCTGCACAAGGGGCTCAACACCAAAGTCTGGCAAGCTCACACCAAAGCCTGGGATGATATATTTAAAACAG ccAAGCACTCCATCGACAGCCGGCTGCAGAAGCACTCGGCCGACCCGCAGGGGGATTTTCTGTGTGACATCTACTCGGGGGGACAGCTGTCCAGGAAGGAGCTGTACGCTGCCATCGCCGAGCTGCAGATCGCCGGCGTGGAGACG ACAGCCAACAGTTTGCTGTGGGCTCTGTACAACCTCTCCCGCAATCCACACGCCCAGCAGAAGCTTTTCCAGGAAATCCAGAGAGTTCTGGCTGCTCAGAAGAGCCCGAGTGCTGAGAGCCTGAGGAACATGCCCTACCTAAAAGCCTGTCTGAAAGAATCCATGAG GTTAACCCCATCAGTGCCTTTCACCACCCGCACCATCGACACAGAAATGGTTCTGGGAAATTACATGCTGCCCAAAGGG acGGTGCTGATGATCAACAGCCACGCCCTGGGCTGCAGCGAGGACTATttcaggggctgggcagagttcAGGCCCGAGCGCTGGCTGCGCAGGggctccatccatcccttctCCCACGTGCCCTTCGGCGTCGGCAGGAGGATGTGCGTGGGGCGCCGCCTGGccgagctgcagctgcacctggcCCTCTGCTGG ctgatCCGCAGGTACCGCGTGCTGGCCACGGACCGGGCGCCGCTGGAGACGCTGCACTCGGGGATCCTCGTCCCGGGCAGGGCACTGCCCATCGCCCTCCAGCCACGAGcag GTTGCAAAAAATAa